The proteins below come from a single Myxocyprinus asiaticus isolate MX2 ecotype Aquarium Trade chromosome 28, UBuf_Myxa_2, whole genome shotgun sequence genomic window:
- the LOC127419083 gene encoding troponin C, skeletal muscle-like — MTDAQQEARSYLSDEMLAEFKAAFDMFDTDGGGDISTKELGTVMRMLGQNPTREELEEIIEEVDEDGSGSIDFEEFLVMMVRLLKEDQAGKSEEELSECFRVLDRNGDGYIDREEFAEIIRSTGESITDDEIDELLKDGDKNNDGMLDFDEFLKMMENVQ, encoded by the exons ATG ACTGATGCACAACAGGAGGCCCGCTCATACTTGAGCGATGAGATGCTTGCCG AGTTCAAGGCTGCCTTCGACATGTTCGACACTGATGGTGGTGGTGATATCAGCACAAAGGAGTTGGGTACCGTCATGAGAATGTTGGGTCAGAACCCAACCAGAGAGGAGTTGGAAGAAATCATTGAGGAGGTTGATGAAGACG GCAGCGGATCCATCGACTTCGAGGAGTTCTTGGTCATGATGGTGAGACTCCTAAAGGAGGACCAGGCTGGCAAGAGCGAGGAAGAGTTGTCTGAATGCTTCCGTGTGCTGGACAG GAACGGTGATGGTTACATCGACAGAGAAGAGTTTGCTGAGATCATCCGCAGTACTGGTGAATCTATCACAGATGATGagattgacgagctgcttaaagaTGGAGACAAAAACAACGATGGCATGCTGGACTTTGATG AATTCCTCAAGATGATGGAGAACGTGCAGTAA